One genomic window of Campylobacter curvus includes the following:
- the modA gene encoding molybdate ABC transporter substrate-binding protein yields the protein MKKLLFLSLAAVFVFGADSLLVGAGGGFKKPVTAVIENLKKDGVNVEGAFANLAQITAQAKQSDMALIVGDEAFLKKTDLDIKGYERIGKAGLVLVTPKGKQIKDASELKNLAKIAMPDAKKAIYGIRTVEFLKNAKLESELAPKILAVAGVLQVVTYVLNGEVDAGFINSTEAEARKGEFGSVIYIDESLYSPVFISAAKLASCDKNANCAKFLDELKTPRSKEIFAKFGLK from the coding sequence ATGAAAAAGTTATTGTTTTTATCGCTGGCAGCGGTATTTGTTTTTGGTGCGGATAGCCTTCTAGTCGGTGCTGGCGGTGGTTTTAAAAAGCCCGTGACCGCGGTCATCGAAAATCTCAAAAAAGATGGCGTGAATGTCGAGGGCGCGTTTGCAAATTTAGCCCAGATCACGGCTCAGGCAAAGCAAAGCGACATGGCGCTCATCGTGGGTGACGAGGCGTTTTTAAAGAAAACCGACCTTGACATCAAAGGTTACGAGCGCATCGGCAAGGCAGGTCTCGTGCTCGTCACGCCAAAGGGCAAGCAGATAAAGGACGCGAGCGAGCTTAAAAATTTAGCCAAGATCGCGATGCCAGATGCTAAAAAGGCGATTTACGGCATCCGCACGGTGGAATTTTTGAAAAATGCAAAGCTTGAAAGCGAGCTCGCACCTAAAATTTTAGCCGTTGCCGGCGTACTGCAAGTCGTTACATACGTGCTAAACGGCGAAGTTGATGCGGGCTTTATCAACTCGACCGAGGCGGAGGCTAGAAAGGGCGAATTTGGCTCGGTCATCTACATCGACGAGAGCCTTTATAGCCCCGTTTTCATCAGCGCGGCAAAGCTTGCTAGCTGCGATAAAAATGCTAATTGCGCTAAATTTTTGGACGAGCTAAAAACACCTCGTTCAAAAGAGATCTTTGCTAAATTCGGGCTAAAATAG
- the dcd gene encoding dCTP deaminase — translation MGLKSDRWIREKSLNEQMIVPFCEEQVGRGVVSYGVSSYGYDIRVGNEFKIFTNVGGTVVDPKNFDERNVVDFVGDVCIVPPNSFALARTVEYFNMPDNVLAICLGKSTYARCGIIVNVTPFEPGFKGHITIEISNTTPLPAKIYANEGIAQVLFIEGDEPCEVTYADKKGKYQAQEGITLPRILK, via the coding sequence ATGGGGCTAAAAAGCGACAGGTGGATACGCGAAAAGAGTTTGAATGAGCAAATGATTGTGCCCTTTTGCGAGGAACAAGTCGGGCGCGGGGTCGTGAGCTACGGCGTAAGCAGCTACGGATACGACATCCGCGTGGGAAACGAGTTTAAAATTTTTACAAACGTAGGCGGAACGGTCGTCGATCCCAAGAATTTCGACGAGAGAAATGTAGTCGATTTCGTCGGGGATGTCTGTATCGTGCCGCCAAATTCCTTTGCTCTCGCGCGCACGGTAGAGTATTTTAATATGCCTGATAATGTGCTTGCTATCTGCCTTGGCAAAAGTACATACGCGCGCTGCGGCATCATCGTAAATGTAACTCCGTTTGAGCCAGGATTTAAGGGACATATCACGATCGAGATCTCAAACACGACGCCACTGCCGGCTAAAATTTATGCAAATGAGGGTATAGCGCAAGTGCTGTTTATCGAGGGTGACGAGCCTTGCGAGGTGACGTATGCCGACAAAAAGGGCAAATATCAAGCGCAAGAAGGGATAACACTGCCGAGGATATTAAAGTAA
- a CDS encoding motility associated factor glycosyltransferase family protein, with amino-acid sequence MARDNDDIRLGGLSKIAKEEKKEIEFKGIANPIFEKNLNALFQQDEILAARLFSLSSQDKYEVFQGSDIIDINIINKKTFKYIYENPVKDIENLLEETQRKYKRYPALFFYGLGNGIFYKAILKNETHKRIIVIEPDLEIIYIVLNLIDFADDLAKERLILFYSEFTTYTQFYYLITKLDLSMYAKTYNLIIHTKFYDDFADDYTRINKDITKAFSHMAVSHGNSIDDLLIGVRQHIENLPKMLTNYCYTDLVKKRHGLMDTAVIVSTGPSLDKQLETLKKFAPFVSIISVDASYPILARNGIKPDYVTSIERMIPTSTFFEKKHPKIDKDIHFVVASVTHKQTIKNILPRRLVLTMRPQNEEMMYGLKRYGYLGVGHSCANMGYQLAYALGHKNIVFIGQDLAFGKDGASHAKGHTIMQPDENLYTTAYGGEGEVRTTYVWTIFKNQFENDIEEAKREDITSYNCTEGGARINGAIERPFLEVMNELCKDKVAKRLPNIPKTSDKQSSKDMLKAYKTIQDKISVQTLVKNKIEHTFLEVVPKIDEILKIRNEGKVSEKLFSRLLKIIKTIDKTKDFITRKKYKPYIEHIFQISVFYQELELAKISVAPSDTKLEKVNKLIEWAEFHKYWLFSAAGGFEADIQTTKKAAKNLINELKKRGILPQKKK; translated from the coding sequence ATGGCAAGAGATAATGATGATATCAGGCTTGGCGGTCTTAGTAAAATAGCCAAAGAAGAAAAAAAAGAAATCGAATTTAAGGGCATAGCAAATCCAATATTTGAAAAAAATTTGAATGCCCTATTTCAACAAGACGAAATTTTAGCTGCAAGATTATTTAGTCTCTCATCCCAGGACAAATATGAGGTTTTTCAGGGAAGCGATATAATCGATATAAACATCATCAACAAAAAAACTTTTAAATATATCTACGAAAACCCCGTTAAGGATATTGAAAATTTATTAGAAGAAACGCAAAGAAAATATAAAAGATACCCTGCACTATTTTTTTACGGACTAGGAAACGGTATTTTTTACAAAGCGATATTAAAAAACGAAACACACAAAAGAATCATCGTAATAGAGCCAGACTTAGAGATCATATATATAGTTTTAAATTTGATCGATTTTGCAGATGATTTAGCAAAAGAGCGACTGATTTTATTTTATTCGGAATTTACCACATATACACAGTTTTACTATCTTATTACTAAGCTTGATCTAAGTATGTATGCAAAAACTTACAACCTGATAATCCACACTAAATTTTACGACGACTTTGCGGATGATTACACTAGGATAAACAAAGATATAACCAAGGCATTTTCTCACATGGCCGTTTCTCATGGCAACAGCATAGATGACCTTTTGATAGGAGTCAGGCAGCATATCGAAAATTTACCAAAGATGCTCACAAACTACTGCTATACAGACTTAGTTAAAAAGAGGCACGGATTAATGGATACTGCCGTCATCGTCTCTACTGGACCAAGCCTTGATAAGCAGCTTGAAACTCTCAAAAAATTTGCTCCCTTTGTGAGCATAATAAGCGTCGATGCCTCATATCCGATACTTGCAAGAAACGGCATAAAGCCTGACTACGTGACCTCGATCGAGCGAATGATCCCGACATCGACATTTTTTGAGAAAAAACACCCAAAAATCGACAAAGATATACACTTCGTAGTAGCATCAGTAACACATAAACAAACTATAAAAAATATCTTACCGCGCCGTTTAGTTTTAACGATGCGTCCGCAAAACGAAGAGATGATGTATGGACTTAAAAGATACGGTTATTTAGGTGTAGGGCATAGCTGCGCAAATATGGGGTATCAGCTAGCTTACGCACTGGGGCATAAAAATATCGTATTCATTGGTCAAGATCTTGCCTTTGGCAAGGATGGTGCCAGCCACGCAAAAGGTCATACCATAATGCAGCCAGATGAAAATTTATACACGACCGCTTATGGTGGCGAAGGAGAAGTGCGCACGACATATGTTTGGACGATCTTTAAAAATCAATTTGAAAACGATATCGAAGAGGCTAAAAGGGAAGACATAACTTCTTACAACTGCACAGAGGGTGGCGCCAGGATAAACGGTGCTATCGAACGTCCATTTTTAGAAGTAATGAACGAACTTTGCAAAGATAAGGTAGCCAAAAGACTCCCAAATATCCCAAAAACTAGCGACAAACAATCAAGCAAAGATATGCTAAAAGCCTATAAAACCATACAAGATAAAATTTCAGTTCAAACTCTAGTTAAGAATAAGATCGAACACACCTTCTTAGAAGTCGTGCCTAAAATAGACGAGATATTAAAAATTCGCAACGAAGGTAAAGTAAGTGAAAAACTTTTTTCGAGGCTTTTAAAGATAATAAAAACTATCGACAAAACAAAAGATTTCATCACGAGAAAAAAATATAAGCCTTACATAGAACATATCTTTCAAATCTCAGTCTTTTATCAAGAGCTTGAACTCGCCAAAATTTCCGTCGCTCCAAGCGATACTAAACTAGAAAAGGTAAATAAGCTAATAGAATGGGCTGAATTTCACAAATATTGGCTATTTTCCGCAGCCGGTGGGTTTGAAGCAGATATTCAAACTACGAAAAAAGCTGCCAAAAATCTCATAAATGAGCTTAAAAAACGTGGAATTTTGCCACAGAAGAAAAAATAA
- a CDS encoding UDP-N-acetylglucosamine 4,6-dehydratase, giving the protein MMEILDLIGRKKELFEDDIAFFEDKLREVIANSSFLVIGAAGSIGSAVTKEIFKREPKKLYAVDISENNLVELVRDIRSEFGYIKGEFKTFAIDIKSHEFDAMLAQNNIDYILNLSALKHVRSEKDPFTLMRMIETNIFNTDKTLKQAIEKGSKKYFCVSTDKAANPVNLMGASKRIMEMFAIRRSKDIDVSMARFANVAFSDGSLLFGFKKRIEKAQPIVAPNDVKRYFVTPKESGELCLMSCIFGENRDIFFPKLDEKLHLMTFSEIAQRYLKSLGFEPFLCESEDEARKLSKNLPKKGLYPCLFTPSDTTGEKDFEEFFMQGEQLDLNKFQSIGIIKNKMTIESKKLDEFEINIKAMQNGLKWQKEDILKEFFKLIPDFTHKEKRKYLDEKM; this is encoded by the coding sequence ATAATGGAAATTTTAGATTTAATAGGTAGGAAAAAAGAGCTTTTTGAAGATGATATAGCATTTTTTGAAGACAAGTTACGTGAAGTCATCGCAAATTCTAGCTTCTTAGTCATCGGTGCAGCAGGCTCCATAGGCTCTGCCGTGACTAAAGAAATTTTTAAAAGAGAGCCCAAAAAACTCTACGCAGTCGATATATCAGAAAATAATCTAGTCGAACTCGTAAGAGATATAAGAAGCGAATTTGGCTACATCAAGGGCGAATTCAAAACATTTGCGATAGATATTAAAAGTCATGAATTTGATGCTATGCTAGCTCAAAATAATATTGACTATATTTTAAATTTATCAGCGCTTAAACACGTAAGAAGTGAAAAAGATCCTTTCACACTCATGCGAATGATCGAAACAAATATATTTAATACCGACAAAACATTAAAACAAGCTATTGAAAAAGGCAGCAAAAAATACTTTTGTGTCAGTACCGATAAAGCCGCAAATCCTGTAAATTTAATGGGTGCAAGCAAAAGGATAATGGAAATGTTTGCTATAAGACGTTCAAAAGACATCGACGTATCTATGGCTCGCTTTGCTAATGTAGCATTTAGCGACGGTTCGCTACTTTTTGGATTTAAAAAACGTATCGAAAAAGCCCAGCCCATAGTCGCTCCAAACGATGTGAAAAGATATTTCGTAACACCAAAAGAAAGTGGTGAGCTTTGCCTTATGAGCTGTATATTTGGCGAAAATAGAGATATATTTTTTCCAAAACTAGATGAAAAGCTACATCTCATGACTTTTAGCGAGATAGCACAAAGGTATCTAAAAAGCTTAGGTTTCGAGCCATTTTTATGTGAAAGTGAAGACGAAGCTAGAAAGCTATCCAAAAATTTGCCCAAAAAAGGTCTTTATCCTTGTCTTTTTACCCCTAGCGATACGACCGGCGAGAAAGATTTTGAAGAATTTTTTATGCAAGGAGAGCAGCTTGATCTAAATAAATTTCAAAGTATAGGCATCATTAAAAACAAGATGACTATCGAAAGTAAGAAACTAGACGAATTTGAAATCAACATAAAAGCCATGCAAAATGGCTTAAAATGGCAAAAAGAAGATATATTAAAAGAGTTTTTTAAGCTGATCCCTGATTTTACGCATAAAGAAAAGAGAAAATATTTAGATGAAAAAATGTGA
- a CDS encoding LegC family aminotransferase — protein MKKCDFNEILDFIKQTFGKDKVPLHEPKFIGNEKKYLTDCIDSGFVSSVGKYVNEFESKFAKIVNSKFAVATSNATSALHVALKLGGVGLNDEVITQPLTFIATCNAISYLNAKPIFIDVDLDTLGLSPTSLQNFLDKNCEIADGFCINKTSGKIVKACLPMHTFGLPCRISEIKEICDTWHINLIEDAAESLGSYYKGKHTGTFGKLGAFSFNGNKIVTSGGGGVIVTDDEALAKRAKHITTTAKMPHPYEYVHDEIGFNYRMPNLNAALLIAQLENLEIFLKSKRELSQIYSEFFAKFDDIKFINEPSNSHSNFWLNAILLENKDKRDEFLKLSNENGVCTRPIWRLMSELDMFKDCQKDELKNAKFLSDRIVNIPSSARI, from the coding sequence ATGAAAAAATGTGATTTTAACGAAATTTTGGACTTTATCAAGCAAACATTTGGCAAAGATAAAGTCCCGCTTCATGAGCCCAAATTTATTGGCAACGAAAAAAAATATTTAACAGACTGCATCGACAGCGGTTTTGTTTCAAGCGTAGGCAAATATGTAAATGAATTTGAAAGCAAATTTGCCAAAATAGTAAATTCAAAATTTGCAGTAGCCACGAGCAACGCCACTTCTGCACTACATGTGGCACTCAAACTGGGCGGAGTTGGCTTAAATGACGAGGTCATAACCCAGCCATTAACCTTCATAGCAACTTGCAACGCTATAAGCTATCTAAATGCAAAGCCTATTTTTATTGATGTTGATTTAGACACATTGGGACTTAGCCCCACTTCGCTACAAAATTTTTTAGATAAAAACTGCGAGATAGCAGATGGCTTTTGCATAAATAAAACAAGCGGAAAGATCGTAAAAGCATGCCTGCCAATGCATACATTCGGACTTCCTTGCCGCATATCCGAGATAAAAGAAATTTGCGATACTTGGCATATAAATTTGATCGAAGATGCAGCCGAAAGCCTAGGAAGCTATTATAAAGGTAAGCACACAGGCACATTTGGCAAACTGGGCGCATTTAGCTTCAATGGCAACAAAATAGTCACGAGCGGTGGGGGAGGCGTGATCGTGACAGACGATGAAGCTTTGGCAAAAAGAGCCAAACATATCACGACCACGGCAAAAATGCCACATCCTTACGAATACGTTCATGACGAGATCGGCTTTAACTACCGTATGCCAAATTTAAATGCCGCCCTGCTCATAGCCCAGCTTGAAAATTTAGAAATATTTTTAAAAAGCAAGCGTGAGCTATCGCAAATTTATAGCGAATTTTTCGCCAAATTTGACGATATTAAATTTATAAATGAGCCATCAAATTCTCATTCAAATTTTTGGTTGAATGCTATTTTGCTTGAAAACAAAGACAAAAGAGACGAATTTTTAAAGCTAAGCAACGAAAATGGAGTTTGCACCCGCCCTATTTGGAGGCTTATGAGTGAGCTTGATATGTTCAAAGATTGCCAAAAGGACGAGCTGAAAAACGCTAAATTTTTAAGCGACAGGATAGTAAATATCCCAAGCAGCGCGAGAATATAA
- a CDS encoding PglD-related sugar-binding protein: protein MQDIVLVGGGGHCKSVIDVIELENKFKILGIIDTAENVGKKIFD, encoded by the coding sequence ATGCAAGATATCGTTTTAGTAGGGGGCGGAGGGCATTGTAAAAGCGTCATAGACGTGATAGAGCTTGAAAATAAATTTAAAATTTTAGGCATCATAGATACGGCGGAAAATGTCGGAAAAAAGATATTTGATTAG
- a CDS encoding PglD-related sugar-binding protein, with protein sequence MMIDIKANKLYIIGTGGFASEVTEYILDIGYQIDGYFDIDDTNHKYYGYDAPYL encoded by the coding sequence ATGATGATAGATATAAAAGCAAACAAACTATATATAATCGGTACTGGCGGGTTTGCTTCAGAAGTTACGGAGTATATTTTAGATATAGGATATCAGATAGATGGGTATTTTGATATAGACGATACAAATCACAAATATTATGGATATGATGCACCATATTTATGA
- a CDS encoding LbetaH domain-containing protein yields the protein MFKRGDNIVIAISDYKIRKRIYTNLKGKGLNFPNIIHKNTFISQSSIIGDGAILCPFVSITSNAKIGNNFQANIYSYVAHDCIIGDNVTFAPSVKCNGNVIVKDNVYMGTGTIIYQGKKDEPLVIGESVVIAAGSVVTKNIPDGMKVFGNPAIEFTRDNIKRRM from the coding sequence ATGTTTAAGCGAGGCGATAATATTGTCATAGCCATATCTGATTATAAAATTAGAAAACGTATATATACCAATCTTAAAGGTAAGGGGTTAAATTTTCCAAATATTATTCACAAAAATACATTCATCTCACAATCATCCATTATCGGAGACGGTGCTATTTTATGTCCATTTGTGTCTATAACTTCAAATGCCAAGATAGGTAATAATTTTCAAGCAAATATATATAGCTACGTGGCGCATGATTGTATCATAGGTGATAATGTAACTTTTGCGCCCAGCGTTAAATGCAATGGCAATGTTATAGTCAAAGATAATGTTTATATGGGAACCGGCACTATTATCTATCAGGGCAAAAAAGATGAGCCGCTAGTCATAGGAGAAAGTGTCGTTATAGCAGCAGGTTCTGTCGTTACCAAAAATATACCAGATGGTATGAAAGTTTTTGGTAATCCAGCTATTGAATTTACAAGAGATAATATAAAAAGGAGAATGTAA
- the neuB gene encoding N-acetylneuraminate synthase: MKKVFIIAEAGVNHNGSIELAKKLIDIAVKAGVDAVKFQTFKTELCISKNADKAEYQKKTTDTNETQFEMIKKLELNQRAHEELLAYCDKKNITFLSTPFDSESIKLLDKLGLKIFKIPSGEITNLPYLKQIAKLDKNIILSTGMANLAEIEQAINVLISNGTKRQNISLLHANTQYPTPMQDVNLNAMKTMQEAFKLLVGYSDHTLGIEVPIAAVAMGATIIEKHFTLDKTMSGPDHKASLEPNELISMVKAIRNIELALGDGIKKASKSESENIKIARKSIVANSPIKKGEIFSEKNLAVKRPGSGISPMRWDEVIGQRAQKDYKEDELI; this comes from the coding sequence ATGAAAAAAGTATTTATAATCGCAGAAGCCGGAGTTAATCACAATGGAAGCATCGAACTAGCCAAAAAGCTCATAGACATCGCCGTAAAAGCCGGCGTGGATGCGGTAAAATTTCAGACATTTAAAACCGAGCTTTGTATCTCAAAAAATGCCGATAAAGCCGAGTATCAAAAAAAGACGACTGACACGAACGAAACCCAGTTTGAGATGATAAAAAAGCTTGAACTAAACCAAAGGGCGCACGAAGAGCTTTTGGCATATTGCGATAAAAAAAATATCACGTTTTTATCAACACCGTTTGATAGTGAAAGCATCAAACTTTTGGATAAACTTGGGTTAAAAATATTTAAAATCCCAAGCGGAGAGATTACAAATTTACCCTATCTAAAGCAGATCGCAAAGCTTGATAAAAATATTATCTTATCCACAGGTATGGCAAATTTAGCAGAGATAGAACAAGCTATAAATGTCTTGATTTCAAACGGTACGAAACGGCAAAATATCAGCTTGCTTCACGCAAATACCCAGTATCCTACACCGATGCAAGACGTAAATTTAAACGCTATGAAAACCATGCAAGAAGCCTTTAAGCTACTGGTTGGATATAGCGATCATACGCTTGGTATCGAGGTGCCTATCGCCGCAGTCGCCATGGGAGCAACGATAATAGAAAAGCATTTCACTCTTGATAAAACGATGTCAGGACCCGATCACAAAGCAAGCCTTGAGCCAAATGAGCTAATCAGCATGGTAAAGGCGATACGAAACATAGAACTTGCGCTTGGCGACGGTATAAAAAAAGCAAGCAAAAGCGAGAGTGAAAATATCAAGATAGCAAGAAAATCGATAGTCGCAAACTCACCTATAAAAAAAGGTGAAATTTTTAGCGAAAAAAATCTCGCCGTAAAACGCCCTGGAAGTGGCATAAGCCCTATGCGGTGGGACGAAGTTATAGGACAAAGAGCACAAAAAGACTACAAAGAAGATGAACTGATATGA
- the neuC gene encoding UDP-N-acetylglucosamine 2-epimerase, which yields MRKICVVTGTRAEYGLLHPLLKAVQEEANLKLQLIVTGMHLSPEFGLTYKEIQKDFKIDKKIEMLLSSDTAVGISKSMGLAQIGFSDAYDELKPDIVVLLGDRYEIFAAASAAMIAQIPIAHLYGGETTQGAFDESIRHSITKMSHIHFVSADEYKNRVIQLGENPKFVFNVGALGVENIKKLNFMSRDEFEKFINFKLNKKNIIVTFHPVTLENATAKAQFDEILSAINELKDTNIIFTKANSDTDGRIINKMIDDYVKKNADRSVAFTSMGQTGYLNALKFVDVVVGNSSSGIMEAPSFKKATIDIGDRQKGRIKANSVIECEPIKNEILKAFKKAYSKEFQKNLKSISNPYENGNTSSKIVKILKEINLDGILKKKFYDIKGIS from the coding sequence ATGAGAAAAATTTGCGTCGTAACAGGGACAAGGGCTGAATACGGACTGCTTCATCCGCTTTTAAAAGCCGTGCAAGAAGAGGCAAATCTAAAACTTCAACTGATCGTCACGGGCATGCACCTAAGCCCTGAATTTGGGCTTACTTATAAAGAAATCCAAAAAGATTTTAAGATAGATAAAAAAATAGAGATGCTTTTAAGCTCAGATACCGCAGTCGGAATTTCAAAATCTATGGGGCTAGCACAAATAGGATTTAGCGATGCTTATGACGAGTTAAAGCCTGACATAGTAGTGCTTCTTGGCGATAGGTATGAAATTTTTGCTGCTGCGAGTGCTGCGATGATAGCGCAGATACCTATCGCTCATCTTTACGGCGGAGAGACGACGCAAGGAGCGTTTGACGAGTCTATACGCCACAGCATCACAAAGATGAGTCATATTCATTTCGTATCGGCAGACGAATATAAAAACCGAGTCATCCAGCTTGGCGAAAACCCAAAATTTGTATTCAATGTCGGCGCACTTGGTGTAGAAAATATAAAAAAGCTAAATTTTATGTCACGTGATGAATTTGAAAAATTTATAAATTTCAAACTAAATAAAAAAAATATCATCGTCACATTTCATCCGGTCACACTCGAAAATGCTACCGCGAAAGCTCAATTTGACGAAATTTTAAGCGCGATAAACGAACTAAAAGATACAAATATCATTTTTACAAAGGCAAACTCCGATACGGACGGCAGGATAATAAACAAGATGATAGACGATTACGTCAAAAAAAATGCCGATAGATCCGTCGCATTCACATCTATGGGGCAAACTGGATATTTAAATGCTTTAAAATTTGTAGATGTCGTAGTGGGGAATAGCTCAAGCGGCATCATGGAAGCCCCAAGCTTCAAAAAAGCGACGATAGACATAGGTGACAGACAAAAGGGGCGCATAAAAGCAAATAGCGTGATAGAGTGCGAGCCTATAAAAAATGAAATTTTAAAAGCTTTCAAAAAAGCCTACTCAAAAGAGTTTCAAAAAAATTTAAAAAGCATATCAAATCCTTACGAGAACGGCAACACGAGCAGTAAAATAGTAAAAATTTTAAAAGAGATAAATTTAGACGGCATTTTAAAAAAGAAATTTTACGATATAAAGGGAATTTCATGA
- a CDS encoding nucleotidyltransferase family protein: protein MKTIDKVKLDINSTIKQALQIIQNGALQIALVVDKDDKLIGTITDGDIRRGLLSGLDLNSKIESIVFKNPTVANIGDTKDEILKLALAKKLHKIPVVDENGVLVGIQEIENILMPTTKPNAVVLMVGGLGTRLRPLTENTPKPMLKVGDKPILQTIVERFAEYGYTDIKMCVNFNAKVIQNYFGDGGKFGVNIEYILESKRMGTAGALSLLKKTPSEPFFVMNGDLLTNVNFEHILNYHLANDATATMCVREYDYQVPYGVVKVNDNKITSITEKPIHKFFVSAGIYMLSPDILNLIPKDEYYDMPMLFDALIKSGKNTISFPLHEYWIDIGRIEEYQKANEEYAKIF, encoded by the coding sequence ATGAAAACTATCGACAAAGTCAAGCTTGATATAAACTCGACCATAAAGCAAGCGCTACAAATCATACAAAACGGTGCTTTGCAAATCGCGCTGGTCGTAGATAAAGATGACAAACTAATAGGCACAATAACCGACGGCGATATAAGGCGCGGTCTGCTTAGCGGGCTTGATCTAAACAGTAAGATAGAAAGCATCGTCTTTAAAAACCCGACCGTTGCCAACATCGGCGATACGAAAGATGAAATTTTAAAACTAGCCCTCGCAAAAAAGCTCCACAAAATCCCGGTAGTCGATGAAAACGGCGTGCTAGTAGGCATCCAAGAGATAGAAAATATCTTGATGCCGACTACAAAGCCAAACGCAGTCGTTTTGATGGTAGGCGGGCTTGGCACCAGGCTTCGCCCACTGACTGAAAATACTCCAAAGCCGATGCTAAAAGTAGGTGATAAGCCGATACTTCAAACGATAGTGGAGAGATTCGCCGAGTATGGTTACACAGATATAAAAATGTGCGTAAATTTCAATGCCAAGGTCATTCAAAACTATTTTGGAGATGGGGGCAAATTTGGCGTAAATATAGAATACATCTTAGAATCAAAAAGAATGGGCACAGCCGGTGCGCTAAGCCTGCTTAAAAAGACCCCTAGCGAGCCATTTTTCGTGATGAACGGCGATCTTCTTACTAATGTAAATTTTGAGCACATCCTAAACTATCATCTAGCAAATGACGCCACAGCCACGATGTGCGTGAGAGAGTATGACTATCAAGTGCCTTATGGCGTAGTAAAAGTAAATGACAACAAAATCACATCCATCACCGAAAAACCTATCCACAAATTTTTTGTGAGTGCCGGCATCTATATGCTCTCACCAGATATTTTAAACCTCATCCCAAAAGACGAATACTACGATATGCCAATGCTCTTTGACGCCCTGATAAAAAGCGGCAAAAACACGATCTCTTTCCCACTTCACGAATACTGGATCGATATAGGCAGGATCGAAGAGTATCAAAAGGCAAACGAAGAATACGCAAAGATATTTTGA
- a CDS encoding Gfo/Idh/MocA family protein, protein MKALVVGYGSIGKRHCEVLENLDFISSVSLVTSQEVRDKICYKNLQSVPNLSQFGYFIIATPTFLHLENLKFLDERVKGKIIFCEKPLFETAHKFTPQNNKIFVGYVLRFHPLLQKLKELLANEKILFINASCGQYLPTWRNDDYKLSYSADKLKGGGVLLDLSHEIDYTTWLGGKLNRIKSFKGKISDLEITSDDLCVILGKNQSGAIVNISIDYISKISRRELLVECENSTFRLDFIANKLVKKDKFDSEEIFQTPNLQRNELFVKMHEDIFKEQKFICKFNEGLETMETIFKIQRQNNE, encoded by the coding sequence ATGAAAGCTTTGGTTGTAGGTTATGGCTCGATCGGCAAAAGACACTGCGAGGTCTTAGAAAATTTAGACTTCATATCGTCTGTTTCGTTGGTCACAAGCCAAGAAGTCAGGGATAAAATTTGTTATAAAAACCTTCAAAGTGTGCCAAATTTATCTCAGTTTGGTTATTTCATCATCGCGACACCTACTTTTTTACATCTTGAAAATTTAAAATTTTTAGACGAAAGAGTAAAAGGCAAGATCATATTTTGTGAAAAGCCGCTTTTTGAAACGGCACATAAATTTACCCCGCAAAATAATAAAATTTTCGTAGGCTATGTATTGCGTTTTCATCCGCTTTTACAAAAGCTAAAAGAGCTTTTGGCAAATGAGAAAATTTTATTTATAAACGCAAGCTGCGGGCAGTATCTGCCGACTTGGCGAAACGACGACTACAAGCTATCTTACAGCGCAGATAAACTCAAAGGCGGCGGAGTGCTACTTGATCTAAGCCACGAGATAGACTACACGACGTGGCTTGGCGGGAAGCTAAACCGGATAAAAAGCTTTAAAGGTAAAATTTCAGACCTTGAGATAACAAGCGACGATCTGTGCGTCATTTTAGGCAAAAACCAAAGCGGCGCTATCGTAAATATAAGCATCGATTACATAAGCAAAATTTCTCGTCGCGAGCTTTTGGTAGAGTGTGAAAATTCTACTTTCAGGCTTGATTTTATAGCGAACAAACTGGTAAAAAAAGATAAATTCGATAGCGAGGAGATATTTCAGACGCCAAATTTACAGCGAAATGAGCTTTTTGTAAAGATGCACGAGGATATTTTTAAAGAGCAAAAATTTATATGCAAATTTAACGAAGGGCTAGAAACGATGGAAACTATTTTTAAAATTCAAAGGCAAAACAATGAGTGA